The Lineus longissimus chromosome 8, tnLinLong1.2, whole genome shotgun sequence region TAGCTTTCAGCGTCTGTCCTAAGATCTGCAATCCTTTAGAATGTCTTGATAACTTGAATATTCTAAACACCCTCACTAACCTAATCACCCTAAGAATTGCTAGAGACATAGCCTGGTTGTTGCTTTTGCTATCATCAGCGATGACCGTGCCAAGGGTAATGAAATAGGGAATGATGGCCACAATGTCAATGAGGTTCATGATGTTTTTGAAGAAGCCGAGCTTTCCGGGGCAGGAAGCGAACCTAATTAACAGTTCACCAGTAAACCATATTATGCAGGCCGTCTCTATACAGAAGAATGGTTCGTTGAATTTCGGTATATCATCCTCTTCGAGAGATTCGTCTCCGTGTTCTGTGACATTCACTACGCGGTAGTGTTTGAATTCTGGTAATGTTTCCAAGCAAAATATGACAATTGACAACAAAATGACTAATACTGAAAAGATGGCAATGATGCGAGCTGCCATTGAGCTCTCTGGATATTCAAATAACAACCACACGCGCCGCTGGAATTCATTTTCAGGTAGCACTTTTTCTTCCTCCTTGATGAACCCTTCATCCTCACGGTACTTTTCTATTGCATCCTCGCCAAGTTCATAAAACTTTATTTCCTCTGAGAATACATCCAGTGGCACATTCACGGGTCGTCGTAGACGGCCGCCACTCTGATAATAATATAAAATTGCATCGAAACTTGGTCGGTTACGGTCGAAGAAATATTCGTTCCGAAGAGCATCATAGTAACTATTTCTCTTCACCGGATCCCCTAGAAGTGTCTCGGGGAACTGGTTGAGAGTTTTCAGCTGTGTCTCGAACCGTAATCCACTGACGTTGACAACAACCCTTTCACAGGAATCATACTCCCCCTGCAAAAGGCCTCGCTCCTCCCCGCCATGCAGGTCGTCAGTGATAGGATCTGTCAGTTTGGGAAACGACCTGGAATTTGGAAGATTAGTATTACAGTCTCTATCTCGGTCTCTATTACTGAAATTAGAGCGTTGGTTGCCTCTATAGGGTGGTCCTCCGGGCCCCCCATTCCCCTCCAACCCTGCCATTGCTACCTCCATCTTTATTGACTTGAACTGTGGTCGAAGAACGGGGGTAAACCCCCACTTCTCAATGAACTCTAATCTCGAAATTTTGGTAATCTTTCAAAGCAATATGGCGGACAAAATCATTAAAATGTCGATTGCCCGGGTGGTTTGCTGCACATTGAAGTCTCCCATTCAAAAGTTTAGATCAAGAGGAATCCGTAGCAAAAAGGGAAGTCGAAATGCACTGTTCCCGAAAGTCCTACAGGCGGCATGAAATTTGTACACCCGAGAGCAGACATCTTTTCCTACTCGGTTGTGTCAATGCTAATTGGAAATTTGCGTATGAATAAGTACGTAAACAAATGTCCAGCTGATCGACATAAAAGGCTGCTTTTGATTGGAAGACTTCAGAATAGGGAGAGAGCAGTGTAGCGCAAATTCCCCCGTGAAATGTGATTGGGGGTAAAAGTAATGTCAATTATCATGTTCATTGTACTCTGAAATACAATTAGACACAGAACAAACAGCGTGGCATGCCTTGTTAGCAAGGAACTCGGCATCTTCTTGTCAACATAAGCAAATGAGGTCAGCCAATGGCCGCTTGGCTATCATTTTCAGCTTGGAAAGAAGTAGTGCTAATTGGTTCTGAGACGGTAATGAGGTCGAACTACTTCGTCAAGTAAAAATGGTGTTACCATCCAGATTAGGGGTATTCTGTACAAATTGTAGTTAAATTTCTTTTAAACAATTTAAGACAATATCAAATAACATCAAATTCAGGAGAAATTggctttgatttatatttttcatcGACCGCAGGTGCACGCTGGCGGAAGAATATCTCACCACAGTCTCAATTGTCCGATCCCATTTTCCCGATATTCCCCgctgtacatttgtatacgatCCATTGCGGCGAATCGAGGTACGGGGTAACGTGTGCATTAACGTAGAGTTGGCGTGCTTTCATGGCTGACTTGTTGTGATTCTCCGGTGTGTTTGACCGGGAAATACGCCGATTTCTACCCAAAGACAGACTCAAACTAGACTATCAAAAGAAATATTAGTGTCGGAAAAGATATAGAATCATGACGGCATTCTTACCACCCAATTTACTGGCGTTATTTGCGCCGCGGGACCCATTGCCATTCTTACCCCCAGTGGAAAAGCCGCCGCATTATGCGGGACACAgttacggtggagcagcaagctATCTTGGTGAATTTGAGGTAAAGTGTGCAGGTTTTTGAAAATCTCTTTGTCTAAAACACGTTGCTATTTCAAGTGTATGAGGTGTGTAAAGAAAAGATAACTTAAACGTATATAAACCACGATAAAGTTGACTTACAAACTGTCCACAATCGCCGACACGATGGTAGCCATAGCTTGCTTCACACATTTGGAACACAAGCTGAAAATCCCCACTGGTTGGACTGCCTCGTTCCTGGTATATGTCTTCTAATCCCAAGGCATTTAAGTCTCAGCCATTTTCACTTTACCAACACTTGTTAAGGTTTGTAAACCTTTGGCTAACTAGTCACAACTGCAAGCCCCTAACTGTCCAATTAATAATTAATGACTCAGTTTTGCATAATTTAATACGACAAAAATCGCACAGGAGTCTCTGGCTTGGCTGTTGAATTGATTGCCGCTACACCAATCCCATTTGCAGAATTTGCCGCATCTGATTTGAAGAGTTGAATCAATGATGTGCTCACATCTCTAGCCCATTGCGTAGCAAATGAATGTGAGGAGAGGTTATAAAGCATCGATGTTGGTTGGTTGTATGCAGACAACGGACTGGACAATCCACGCAACACAATCTGACAATGGCTTCGGCTGCTAGTGCTAAGTGGCTGAAGACTTGGGTGACGGGTAGACAGTGCAAAATGAATGTCATTGTGTGATGTGGCAGCTGTGAAGTCGTTTACTGGGGAATAAGTCAATCCTTGTGATCTCACTTTATGTCTTCTGGTTATCAATGAGCTTATTATTGTATTGGTTGACATGGGACAAGATAATGTCCAAGTCTGGTACAATTTAAAATCAATACACTCTTGATGATTACAGTGATTATTGGTTGGGAGTGTCTTCATGTTTACTATGAGGAGAGATGTGAGAGAGATTTTAGTGTTTGTAGGGCCTATTTGCTGCTTAAAAATGTACGTTTTGTTGGCTTTGTCAGTGACAGTGGTGTTGTTGTTCCATGTGTTTACATTTTTGGCTATTGTTGAAGAACgtattgatttgatttcagaGATTGATTATCTTTGAAAGTATACACTCATCTTTGCCTTCCTTGGTGTCATCCCTCTATAGGCCTACTGGAGTTGGTAAAAAATGCCACATACCTGTTGACTTTGATTGAAGGAACATATCCAGTCGGAGAAGAGGACACGTGATCGTTGGGATCGTGCCCCTCTGTGGGTGTTAAATCCTGAGTATACCTCTTTGTCTCATCCTTCGTAGATCCACTGAAACTACAGCGACTTTGTCTCTTGCTTCCCGTGCCAGAGTCATGGTCATCCTTGTCGGCATCAAGGCAATCCGATGGACCCTCTTTCTCCAACTTGGGGTCCTTTTGATCTAGCTTTCTGTACATCTCCTTCATTTACTCCTCTTGACGCCAATGTGGCCAGTTCTGATATCCACATTCAGCACAGATAATCCTCCAAGTCAAGTCCATGCAAAATATTGGCcatcacttgtttgtaatcGCTTGAGATGGTGAGATGCTCAGGTGGTGATGCCTGCAGAGATGACCAAGAGGATAAAACTGGGGGCTAATCCCGATGTAAACAAGTAGTGTATCTCTCCTACCGCTAGTCTTATAGCAATCATAGTCAGAGAAATAGATCTAAAGCTAATTTTCACCAGAAATTTGGTGAGACTTTTCATTTGGCAGAGGTAGTGCTCTAGAGACAGTGTAGCCCATTGCATGTAAGAGAGAGGTAGGCACGGTAACGAGATACCAGGCGATGAAGTGTCAGTGCTATAAATGGCCCATCAAGAAAGTGGGCCAGTGCTGAAAAACATCCACTGCAATTTGTGTTGTACAGATCTTTGTAGGTTCCTATGGAGAGATGACGTGTGTACGATTGTGCTTCTAGCATCCTCCAAGGTAAACCTTTAGTATGTAGGTAGCAAAGGTAGATTTATTATACTGTAACTGTGCAACATTGCATAGGGGCCTACATGTGCAGCGCAGTGTGGAGATTCCATTCATTAGGTAGGCCTACCTGACATGCTTCATGATGTACCCCCTGCAAGTGTACAGTAAAATGAGTTCTTGTACATTGCTTAAACTCACCCTTCAGTTCAGGTGAAAAGTACAAGAGAACAATGCTTTATCATGTTCGACCAGTATACACGATGATTAGTCAGCATATGCCATTAGTCTGACCAACAGTTATAGGATGGGAGGTCTTGGAGAATAACCAAGgtcatgtaaaaaaaacaagGTGATGATTTTTCAAATACTTCCTTTTTCAAATGCTCTCCACATAATCATGAATTGAACAACAAGAGTCTACTTGCTGTAAGGATCTATCTATTTTTGTGTCCTAGTCTAAGACCATTTGAATGGCATGAAAATGCAAGACTCCCTGGGAATGGCCTATGTCCAATTCATGCACAGCAAGAATTCTCCCCTCCTGTCTGAGGAAACAAGATCGATTAGTGAACAATCTTTTACGATTGTCACCCATTGATCGGCATGGTCCAATATGATCATTTTTCATTTAGCAGGTCAATACTAAGAGACAAGGTAGATCAACTAGATCACCTATGTTTTACCCTAACTATGATGCCCTCGCTATCAATCACTCAGTAAGACTGCAGAATCTTGACGAGATGATTTGGCAATAACAACCAAGCCCTCCTCCCCAAGGTCATACTAAGACATGGTCTCAGGCAAAATGCCAGTGTAGGTTCAATGTTCGTAACTAAATGGATGCTAtgtatataatgcatgcatcagTTGATGTGATTTGCTACAGACTATGAGTGTCA contains the following coding sequences:
- the LOC135492052 gene encoding potassium voltage-gated channel protein Shaker-like isoform X3 yields the protein MATIVSAIVDSLSFPKLTDPITDDLHGGEERGLLQGEYDSCERVVVNVSGLRFETQLKTLNQFPETLLGDPVKRNSYYDALRNEYFFDRNRPSFDAILYYYQSGGRLRRPVNVPLDVFSEEIKFYELGEDAIEKYREDEGFIKEEEKVLPENEFQRRVWLLFEYPESSMAARIIAIFSVLVILLSIVIFCLETLPEFKHYRVVNVTEHGDESLEEDDIPKFNEPFFCIETACIIWFTGELLIRFASCPGKLGFFKNIMNLIDIVAIIPYFITLGTVIADDSKSNNQAMSLAILRVIRLVRVFRIFKLSRHSKGLQILGQTLKASMRELGLLIFFLFIGVILFSSAVYFAEADSEESHFKSIPDAFWWAVVTMTTVGYGDMRPIGVWGKLVGSLCAIAGVLTIALPVPVIVSNFNYFYHRETDNDEKQSYVHVQTCPNFGKKGSTSSGSMSDIMEMEEGIMLNTDRTSKLNHATKNNPINVNNVSIETDV
- the LOC135492052 gene encoding potassium voltage-gated channel subfamily A member 2-like isoform X1, producing MKEMYRKLDQKDPKLEKEGPSDCLDADKDDHDSGTGSKRQSRCSFSGSTKDETKRYTQDLTPTEGHDPNDHVSSSPTGYVPSIKVNRSFPKLTDPITDDLHGGEERGLLQGEYDSCERVVVNVSGLRFETQLKTLNQFPETLLGDPVKRNSYYDALRNEYFFDRNRPSFDAILYYYQSGGRLRRPVNVPLDVFSEEIKFYELGEDAIEKYREDEGFIKEEEKVLPENEFQRRVWLLFEYPESSMAARIIAIFSVLVILLSIVIFCLETLPEFKHYRVVNVTEHGDESLEEDDIPKFNEPFFCIETACIIWFTGELLIRFASCPGKLGFFKNIMNLIDIVAIIPYFITLGTVIADDSKSNNQAMSLAILRVIRLVRVFRIFKLSRHSKGLQILGQTLKASMRELGLLIFFLFIGVILFSSAVYFAEADSEESHFKSIPDAFWWAVVTMTTVGYGDMRPIGVWGKLVGSLCAIAGVLTIALPVPVIVSNFNYFYHRETDNDEKQSYVHVQTCPNFGKKGSTSSGSMSDIMEMEEGIMLNTDRTSKLNHATKNNPINVNNVSIETDV
- the LOC135492052 gene encoding potassium voltage-gated channel protein Shaker-like isoform X2, which codes for MLMSSGGSSFGKPVDHSGGDRRKRRQNKKRSFPKLTDPITDDLHGGEERGLLQGEYDSCERVVVNVSGLRFETQLKTLNQFPETLLGDPVKRNSYYDALRNEYFFDRNRPSFDAILYYYQSGGRLRRPVNVPLDVFSEEIKFYELGEDAIEKYREDEGFIKEEEKVLPENEFQRRVWLLFEYPESSMAARIIAIFSVLVILLSIVIFCLETLPEFKHYRVVNVTEHGDESLEEDDIPKFNEPFFCIETACIIWFTGELLIRFASCPGKLGFFKNIMNLIDIVAIIPYFITLGTVIADDSKSNNQAMSLAILRVIRLVRVFRIFKLSRHSKGLQILGQTLKASMRELGLLIFFLFIGVILFSSAVYFAEADSEESHFKSIPDAFWWAVVTMTTVGYGDMRPIGVWGKLVGSLCAIAGVLTIALPVPVIVSNFNYFYHRETDNDEKQSYVHVQTCPNFGKKGSTSSGSMSDIMEMEEGIMLNTDRTSKLNHATKNNPINVNNVSIETDV